A genomic region of Magnolia sinica isolate HGM2019 chromosome 6, MsV1, whole genome shotgun sequence contains the following coding sequences:
- the LOC131247916 gene encoding mechanosensitive ion channel protein 10-like, which translates to MEEAEKPKSVPDHTVLHVDPQSSSNLKQCPEKFSKPISEGHHHHSEYEWEDEQIKEETESESEHIIEESESEEEVYYSTLKNLKKKRTIRPRTIVKWAAFMVVMACLVSSLTIPSLSHRILWGIELWEWFLTVLVIFFGRLVSNLLVRLTVFLMERSFILPKKVLYFVYGLQKGVQICVWLALVLLAWTLIFVPKVQVPSRSHKLLNKVTRALIAILVGSIIWLVKILLVKMLASWFHVSKYFDRIQESIYHQYLLDTLSGPPLLEVAPRGSIRKDAWVVKRLMSHVISTALFTTSKQNDEAIEGSKKEHREISSDSEARRAAKRIFKNVAKPGARYIDDDDLLRFLRNDEVHTIIQLLQGSETGKIRKSGLGNWVVNAYHERKALAFSLNDTKALTQQVDKLVSGLCITVIIAVFLLVTGIATTNVIFLVTSQLLLMGFMFGNTCKAIFESMIFLFVQQPYDIGDRCVIDGIEMVVEEMKLLTTTFLRFDNKKIDYPNVVLFTKTISNVSRSPEMGETVEFSIDASTSEDTFNAMKIAIKRYIDSQPKRWQPKHSVVVKAIEDPNKMKIALHVMHAIYFQNFPERNNQRSDLFFELKKILERLHINYNLPPQENHLSQFTIAPETTTMQG; encoded by the exons ATGGAAGAAGCAGAGAAACCAAAATCCGTCCCAGACCATACCGTTCTCCACGTAGATCCTCAAAGCTCCTCCAACCTCAAACAGTGTCCAGAGAAATTCTCCAAACCAATTTCAGAAGGACATCACCACCACTCCGAATATGAATGGGAAGACGAACAAATCAAAGAAGAAACTGAATCTGAAAGCGAACATATCATTGAAGAATCTGAATCCGAAGAAGAGGTATATTATTCCACCTTAAAGAACCTCAAGAAGAAGCGCACGATTAGACCTCGTACCATCGTCAAATGGGCTGCCTTCATGGTCGTAATGGCCTGCCTCGTCTCCAGCCTCACCATTCCCTCCCTCAGCCACCGGATCCTCTGGGGGATTGAGCTCTGGGAATGGTTCCTCACGGTCCTTGTCATCTTCTTCGGCCGCCTTGTCTCCAACCTGCTCGTCCGGTTAACCGTCTTCCTCATGGAACGCAGCTTCATTCTCCCCAAGAAGGTACTCTACTTCGTCTACGGCCTGCAGAAGGGAGTACAGATATGTGTCTGGCTTGCCCTCGTCCTGCTAGCATGGACACTGATTTTCGTTCCTAAGGTCCAAGTCCCGAGCCGCTCTCACAAGCTCTTGAACAAGGTCACACGCGCTCTGATAGCAAttctggtggggtccatcatatgGCTGGTAAAGATCTTGCTTGTAAAAATGCTCGCCTCGTGGTTTCACGTCTCGAAATACTTTGATCGGATACAGGAGAGCATCTACCACCAGTACTTGTTGGATACGCTGTCCGGGCCCCCGCTCCTTGAGGTGGCACCGAGAGGGTCGATTCGGAAGGACGCGTGGGTCGTGAAGCGGCTAATGAGCCACGTGATATCGACGGCGTTGTTCACGACCTCGAAGCAGAACGATGAGGCAATCGAGGGGTCCAAGAAGGAGCATCGCGAGATCTCAAGCGACTCGGAGGCGAGAAGAGCCGCCAAGCGAATCTTCAAAAACGTCGCCAAGCCCGGGGCCAG GTACATCGACGACGACGATCTGTTGAGGTTCTTGAGGAATGATGAGGTCCATACCATAATCCAACTCCTTCAAGGATCCGAGACGGGAAAGATCAGAAAGTCGGGTTTGGGTAACTGGGTG GTGAACGCTTATCACGAgcgaaaagctcttgctttctccTTGAATGACACAAAGGCACTGACACAGCAGGTAGACAAGCTAGTGAGTGGATTGTGCATAACGGTCATAATCGCTGTGTTTCTGCTGGTGACGGGCATTGCAACTACCAATGTCATATTCCTCGTCACATCCCAATTACTACTCATGGGATTCATGTTCGGGAACACTTGCAAAGCCATCTTTGAATCCATGATCTTTTTATTCGTTCAGCAACCTTATGACATTGGTGACCGTTGTGTCATTGACGGTATTGAG ATGGTTGTGGAAGAGATGAAACTTTTGACGACAACATTCCTCCGTTTTGACAACAAGAAGATTGACTACCCCAATGTGGTGTTGTTCACAAAGACCATCAGCAATGTCAGCAGAAGCCCTGAAATGGGGGAAACCGTCGAATTTTCAATAGATGCTTCCACTTCAGAGGATACGTTCAATGCCATGAAGATAGCCATTAAAAG ATATATAGACAGCCAACCAAAGCGTTGGCAACCAAAGCACTCGGTGGTGGTGAAAGCGATCGAGGATCCGAATAAAATGAAGATAGCTCTCCACGTTATGCACGCCATCTACTTTCAGAACTTTCCGGAGAGAAATAACCAAAGGTCAGATCTCTTCTTTGAGCTGAAGAAGATCTTGGAGAGACTCCACATCAATTACAACCTCCCCCCTCAAGAGAACCATCTCTCCCAATTCACCATAGCCCCTGAAACGACTACAATGCAGGGATGA